One Gloeobacter morelensis MG652769 DNA window includes the following coding sequences:
- a CDS encoding NifU family protein, with protein sequence MRETFEDEVLELNRDNVELVLDELRPYLMSDGGNVELVEIEGPIVKLRLQGACGSCPSSTYTLKLGIERRMRELIPAVAEVEQVL encoded by the coding sequence ATGAGAGAAACCTTTGAAGACGAGGTTCTCGAACTGAATCGGGATAACGTCGAGCTGGTCCTCGACGAATTGCGCCCCTATTTGATGTCCGACGGCGGCAATGTCGAACTTGTCGAAATCGAAGGGCCGATCGTCAAACTGCGCCTGCAGGGCGCCTGCGGCTCCTGCCCCAGTTCGACCTATACCCTGAAGCTCGGTATCGAGCGGCGCATGCGCGAACTCATTCCGGCCGTCGCCGAGGTCGAACAGGTCCTCTAA
- a CDS encoding aspartate carbamoyltransferase catalytic subunit, with translation MLAALNAPFPWTRRHVLSLEDFSAAEYALVLQTASSFQQVLARRNRKVPTLQGRIIVNLFFESSTRTRTSFELAAKALSADVVNFSAATSSLTKGETIFDTTRTFLAMGMDIAVVRHRDSGVPHAIARDLEQLGSPVSVINAGDGQHEHPTQALLDLFTLCTLLDAYDPRPELLAGKKIAIVGDILHSRVARSNLCSLVTCGAEVHLAGPPTLLPGEFRQYGATLHHRLAPALAGADFVMTLRLQKERMGDYLLPSLREYHRLYGISRERLALCSPGVRLLHPGPVNRGVELSSDLLDDPRLSLVSQQVTSGVAVRMALLYLLAGGKAA, from the coding sequence GTGCTCGCCGCTTTGAATGCGCCGTTTCCCTGGACCCGCCGCCACGTTTTGAGCCTGGAGGATTTCAGCGCCGCCGAGTACGCCCTGGTACTGCAGACGGCCAGCAGCTTTCAGCAGGTGCTCGCCCGGCGCAACCGCAAAGTCCCGACGCTGCAGGGCCGGATTATCGTCAATTTGTTTTTCGAGTCCTCGACGCGCACCCGGACGAGCTTTGAATTAGCGGCCAAGGCCCTCTCGGCGGATGTGGTCAACTTCTCCGCCGCCACCTCCTCGCTCACCAAGGGCGAAACCATCTTCGACACCACCCGCACCTTTCTGGCGATGGGCATGGATATCGCCGTCGTCCGCCACCGCGACAGCGGCGTACCCCACGCCATCGCCCGCGACCTCGAACAACTCGGCAGCCCTGTGAGCGTAATCAACGCGGGCGACGGCCAGCACGAGCACCCCACCCAGGCGCTGCTCGACCTGTTTACCCTCTGCACCCTGCTGGATGCCTACGATCCGCGCCCCGAATTGCTCGCGGGCAAAAAAATCGCCATCGTCGGCGATATTCTTCACTCGCGCGTCGCCCGCTCGAATCTGTGCAGTCTGGTCACCTGCGGCGCCGAGGTGCACCTGGCCGGGCCGCCGACGCTGTTGCCCGGCGAATTTCGCCAGTACGGCGCCACCCTCCACCACCGCCTCGCCCCCGCCCTCGCGGGGGCGGATTTTGTGATGACCCTGCGCCTGCAAAAAGAACGCATGGGCGATTATCTGCTGCCCAGTCTGCGCGAGTACCACCGCCTCTACGGGATCAGCCGCGAGCGGCTCGCCCTGTGCAGTCCGGGGGTGCGCCTGCTCCACCCCGGCCCGGTCAACCGCGGCGTCGAACTGAGTTCCGATTTGCTCGACGATCCGCGCCTCAGCCTGGTTTCCCAGCAGGTCACCAGCGGCGTGGCGGTGCGCATGGCCCTGCTCTATCTACTGGCTGGGGGCAAGGCAGCTTGA
- the crtD gene encoding C-3',4' desaturase CrtD, translating to MTEKTAGRHPRDCQVVVIGAGIGGLTAGALLAARGFDVLVLEQAFVPGGCASTFKRRGFTFDVGATQVAGLEPGGVHERIFRELGVEPPAARPCDPACAVYLPQETEPICLWRDPERWRAERIRHFPGSERFWAKLDQLFELSWDFNAREPLLPPVRPEEYLALAAKLRPRTLLTLPYALRTVADLLSDYKLADDRRLRRFLDMQLKLYSTVEANQTAALYGAVSLGMTCAPRGLFHLEGSMQTLSDRLVEALRRHNGRLLTGQKVTAIHTRHGLAAGVTVHDRRSGRDWEVRAAQIVANVPVWSLPELTGAALTKNYRERVDKLPEAPGAFVAYLGVRSEAVPADCPPHLQFLYDYDGPVAENNSLFVSVSQPGDGRAPQGCSTIIASSFTDAKAWGAAADYTAMKERYTRTAIELLGRYFPDLEAHLVHVEAATPCTFEHFTARPHGFVGGIGQRPSQFGPFSLSNRTPVENLWLVGDSTHPGEGTAGVSYSALNCVKLLEAAVS from the coding sequence ATGACCGAAAAAACGGCAGGCCGCCACCCGCGCGACTGTCAGGTTGTCGTGATTGGAGCTGGGATTGGTGGATTGACGGCCGGCGCGCTGCTGGCCGCCCGCGGCTTCGATGTCCTGGTGCTCGAACAGGCCTTTGTGCCGGGGGGGTGCGCCTCGACTTTTAAGCGGCGCGGGTTCACCTTCGACGTCGGGGCCACCCAGGTGGCGGGGCTTGAACCGGGTGGGGTGCACGAGCGCATCTTCCGCGAACTCGGGGTGGAGCCGCCCGCCGCCCGACCCTGCGACCCGGCCTGTGCGGTGTACCTGCCGCAGGAAACGGAGCCTATTTGCCTGTGGCGCGACCCGGAGCGCTGGCGCGCTGAGCGCATCCGTCACTTTCCTGGCAGTGAGCGCTTCTGGGCGAAGCTGGACCAGCTCTTTGAATTGAGTTGGGATTTCAACGCGCGCGAACCGCTGCTGCCGCCGGTACGACCCGAGGAGTACCTGGCTCTGGCCGCCAAGCTCAGACCCCGCACGCTGCTGACCTTGCCCTACGCCCTGCGCACCGTCGCCGATTTGCTCAGTGACTACAAGCTTGCGGACGACCGGCGGCTCAGGCGCTTCCTGGATATGCAGCTCAAACTCTACTCGACTGTCGAGGCAAACCAGACCGCCGCGCTGTACGGGGCGGTTTCCCTGGGAATGACCTGCGCTCCGCGGGGGCTCTTTCACCTCGAAGGCAGTATGCAGACCCTCAGCGACCGCCTGGTGGAGGCGCTGCGCCGGCACAACGGCCGGCTTTTGACCGGCCAGAAGGTGACCGCCATCCACACCCGTCACGGCCTGGCCGCCGGGGTCACCGTGCACGACCGCCGCAGCGGGCGCGACTGGGAAGTGCGCGCCGCCCAGATTGTGGCGAATGTGCCCGTCTGGAGCCTGCCGGAACTCACCGGTGCGGCCCTCACTAAAAATTATCGCGAGCGGGTCGACAAGCTCCCGGAGGCCCCGGGGGCCTTCGTCGCCTACCTGGGCGTGCGCTCGGAGGCCGTCCCGGCGGACTGCCCGCCCCATCTGCAGTTTCTGTACGATTACGACGGCCCGGTGGCTGAAAACAACTCGCTGTTCGTCTCGGTGAGTCAGCCCGGCGACGGCCGAGCCCCCCAGGGCTGCTCCACGATCATCGCCTCCAGCTTCACCGACGCCAAAGCCTGGGGTGCCGCGGCGGACTACACCGCGATGAAGGAGCGCTACACCCGTACAGCCATCGAGTTGCTTGGCCGGTACTTTCCTGACCTCGAAGCCCACCTGGTGCACGTCGAAGCGGCCACACCGTGCACCTTTGAGCACTTTACGGCTCGCCCCCACGGCTTCGTGGGCGGCATCGGCCAGCGCCCGAGTCAGTTCGGTCCTTTTTCGCTCTCCAACCGCACACCGGTCGAAAACCTCTGGCTGGTGGGCGATAGCACCCACCCCGGGGAGGGCACAGCCGGGGTAAGCTATTCGGCGCTCAACTGCGTGAAGCTGCTCGAAGCCGCCGTTTCCTGA
- a CDS encoding ABC transporter permease, with the protein MNAVRIWAVASNVFRESVRDRILYLIALFAVLLLVGARLLPDLSAGAEYKIVLDLGLGAMHLFGLVVAIFLGTNLLSKEIDKRTIFVLLSKPLGRGEFILGKHLGLAAVIALLVAAMALCFFGVVWIERVPVAELGIPLVLSVVFAYIELLLLVAAALFFGSFASAVMASIFTLCLYLVGHFTQDLLKLGRLAGSTSIEQATQILYLVLPDLERLNLRNGAVFGQIPPTTELVQAGAYGLLYTGILLALAIAVFSRREF; encoded by the coding sequence GTGAACGCGGTACGGATCTGGGCGGTGGCAAGCAACGTCTTTCGCGAGTCGGTCCGCGACCGCATCTTGTATCTGATTGCCCTGTTTGCGGTGCTATTGCTGGTAGGGGCAAGATTACTGCCGGACCTCAGCGCCGGGGCCGAGTACAAAATCGTCCTCGATCTCGGCTTGGGGGCGATGCATCTGTTTGGCCTGGTGGTGGCTATTTTCCTGGGCACCAACCTGCTCAGCAAAGAAATCGACAAACGCACGATCTTCGTGCTGCTCTCCAAACCCCTCGGGCGGGGGGAATTTATCCTGGGCAAGCATCTGGGGCTTGCGGCGGTGATTGCTCTGTTGGTAGCTGCGATGGCCCTCTGTTTTTTTGGGGTGGTCTGGATCGAGCGGGTACCGGTGGCTGAGCTCGGTATTCCGTTGGTGCTGTCGGTCGTCTTTGCCTATATCGAACTGCTGTTGCTGGTGGCGGCGGCCTTGTTTTTCGGAAGCTTCGCCAGTGCGGTGATGGCTTCAATCTTTACCCTGTGTCTTTATCTGGTGGGCCACTTTACCCAGGATCTGCTCAAACTCGGCCGCCTCGCCGGGAGCACCTCTATTGAGCAGGCCACCCAGATTCTCTACCTGGTCTTGCCGGATCTTGAACGGCTCAATTTGCGCAACGGGGCCGTCTTCGGCCAGATTCCCCCTACAACCGAACTGGTACAGGCGGGAGCCTACGGTCTTCTCTACACCGGCATCCTGCTTGCTCTCGCCATCGCCGTCTTCAGTCGCAGGGAATTTTGA
- a CDS encoding PIN domain-containing protein yields MTVVLDASALLAYLRDAPGNVVVDGVLAEGAISSVNWAEVVQKSIAAGVGVDGMLDDLQALGVSVEPFMPEDGEVTGRLWEKTRQSGLSLGDRARLSLRLRLGVPVLTCDRAWASLNLSIGVQVIR; encoded by the coding sequence ATGACAGTCGTTTTGGATGCCTCGGCGCTGCTGGCTTATTTGAGAGACGCACCAGGAAATGTCGTGGTGGATGGAGTGCTGGCGGAGGGGGCAATCTCGAGTGTGAACTGGGCGGAAGTCGTGCAGAAGTCGATCGCGGCAGGTGTCGGAGTGGATGGAATGCTGGATGATTTGCAGGCTCTTGGTGTGAGTGTGGAACCGTTTATGCCGGAGGACGGGGAAGTCACCGGACGACTGTGGGAGAAAACGCGACAGTCGGGATTGTCCCTGGGAGATCGAGCCCGCCTGAGTCTGAGATTGCGATTGGGAGTGCCTGTTTTGACGTGTGACCGCGCCTGGGCATCTCTCAACCTTTCTATCGGTGTGCAAGTAATTCGGTGA
- a CDS encoding FAD-dependent oxidoreductase has product MEKADVIVIGSGQGGVPLAVDQARCGRKVVLFERAALGGSCINYGCTPSKALLAAAHAAGRARLAAPLGIHAEVKVDFERVMERVRSIRASFSQGIERRLTEAGVRIVRAEASFLDPQTVTGGGLQVQSPLVVINTGTGPAIPELPDLKGLPLLTNLNIFDLEKLPRCTLILGGGYIGLELGQGLARLGSEVHIVHNHDRLLNHEEPEVGEVLAEALSRDGVHLHLDCEVNEAIYQNGICALTLADGQTLRGDAALLAAAGRIPNTAALGASAAGIDLDKQGYVVIDEHFRTTAPGVYAIGDVARQPAFTHVSWEDYRRLQAILNGEQRTRSDRVLGYAVYTEPQVGRVGLTLDQALAQGHRARAVTLPMAHIARAIEWGHDLGFYRLVVDEDTDKILGATLVGYEAAEIVHVLLAHMQAGSTWKILEQSVHIHPTYGEALPSLARLLTQ; this is encoded by the coding sequence ATGGAAAAGGCGGATGTGATCGTCATCGGCAGCGGCCAGGGGGGCGTCCCGCTGGCGGTGGACCAGGCCCGTTGCGGCCGCAAGGTGGTGCTCTTTGAGCGCGCCGCCCTGGGGGGAAGCTGCATCAACTACGGCTGCACGCCCTCGAAGGCGCTCCTTGCCGCCGCCCACGCCGCCGGACGGGCGCGGCTGGCGGCACCTTTGGGTATCCACGCCGAGGTCAAGGTCGATTTTGAGCGCGTGATGGAGCGGGTGCGCTCGATTCGCGCCAGTTTCAGCCAGGGTATCGAGCGGCGGCTCACCGAAGCGGGGGTGCGGATCGTGCGCGCCGAGGCAAGCTTCCTGGACCCCCAGACGGTCACCGGCGGCGGATTACAGGTGCAATCGCCGCTGGTAGTAATCAACACCGGCACCGGGCCTGCCATTCCGGAGCTGCCGGATTTGAAGGGTTTACCACTACTCACCAACTTGAACATTTTTGATCTGGAGAAGCTGCCGAGGTGCACCCTCATCCTGGGGGGTGGCTACATCGGCCTCGAACTCGGGCAGGGACTGGCGCGCCTGGGCAGTGAAGTGCACATCGTCCACAACCACGATCGGCTTTTAAATCACGAAGAACCGGAGGTGGGCGAAGTGCTGGCTGAGGCCCTAAGCCGCGACGGCGTTCACCTGCATCTTGATTGCGAGGTGAACGAGGCGATTTACCAGAATGGGATCTGCGCGCTCACCCTGGCAGACGGGCAGACTTTGCGGGGGGATGCAGCTTTGCTGGCTGCTGCCGGGCGCATCCCGAACACCGCCGCCCTCGGCGCTTCGGCGGCGGGCATCGACCTCGATAAGCAGGGCTACGTGGTCATCGACGAGCACTTTCGCACCACCGCCCCGGGGGTGTACGCCATCGGCGATGTGGCCCGCCAGCCCGCCTTCACCCACGTCTCCTGGGAGGATTACCGGCGGTTGCAGGCGATCTTAAACGGCGAGCAGCGCACCCGCTCCGATCGGGTGTTGGGCTACGCGGTCTACACCGAGCCCCAGGTCGGGCGGGTGGGGCTGACCCTCGATCAGGCACTCGCCCAAGGCCACCGGGCGCGCGCGGTGACCTTGCCCATGGCCCACATCGCCCGGGCGATCGAGTGGGGACACGACCTGGGCTTCTATCGGCTGGTGGTGGACGAAGACACCGACAAAATTCTGGGGGCGACCCTGGTCGGGTACGAAGCCGCCGAGATCGTCCATGTGCTGCTTGCCCATATGCAGGCGGGTTCCACCTGGAAAATTCTCGAACAATCCGTCCACATTCACCCTACTTACGGCGAAGCGCTACCCAGCTTGGCTCGACTGTTAACACAGTAA
- a CDS encoding DUF2949 domain-containing protein gives MEEYLIARGLVSERQLQRAGELAQLWQGTVPVVLWKLGWIDLNTFAALLEYSV, from the coding sequence ATGGAAGAATATTTGATCGCGCGCGGCCTGGTGAGCGAACGGCAACTGCAGCGCGCCGGAGAACTGGCGCAACTGTGGCAGGGGACGGTGCCGGTGGTGCTGTGGAAACTGGGCTGGATCGACTTGAACACATTTGCGGCACTGCTCGAATATTCGGTGTAG